From the genome of Impatiens glandulifera chromosome 9, dImpGla2.1, whole genome shotgun sequence, one region includes:
- the LOC124915795 gene encoding cell number regulator 2-like codes for MVVPPPLPPAKPNVTPNHISSTSSNDPVPWSTGLCDCFDNCENCCLTYCCPCVTFGRIAEIVDRGSTPCGVSGTLYVLIMLATGCSCIYSCFYRSKMRGQFFLQETPCTDICIHCWCEPCALCQEYRELQNRGFDPSIGWYGNLETQRRTMAPPLPGAGGMNRR; via the exons ATGGTtgttcctcctcctcttcctccagCAAAACCAAATGTGACGCCTAATCATATTTCTTCAACATCATCCAATGATCCAGTTCCGTGGTCTACAGGCCTCTGCGACTGTTTTGATAACTGTGAAAATT gttGCTTGACTTATTGTTGCCCGTGCGTGACATTTGGTCGGATAGCTGAAATCGTCGATAGGGGTTCCACGC CATGTGGAGTGAGTGGAACATTGTACGTGTTAATAATGTTAGCTACTGGTTGTTCGTGTATATACTCGTGTTTTTACCGGTCAAAGATGAGAGGCCAATTCTTCCTCCAGGAGACCCCCTGCACTGATATATGCATACATTGTTGGTGCGAGCCCTGTGCCCTCTGTCAAGAGTATAGAGAGCTTCAGAACCGTGGCTTTGACCCTTCTATAG gATGGTATGGCAACCTGGAAACTCAAAGACGAACAATGGCTCCACCCTTGCCTGGTGCTGGTGGGATGAATCGTCGTTAA